The proteins below are encoded in one region of uncultured Eubacteriales bacterium:
- a CDS encoding hypothetical protein (Evidence 5 : No homology to any previously reported sequences), with amino-acid sequence MMQQAKVINTIFSKMRISRSEALTELHNSYFRTIYGVALSVCKDQDQSYDIVQNVMLRLQTLPNEKLPVSGELTWLYTVTKNEALQEMRRHKGELPLDESFDTPSAYTEIDEFVDMDHFFAIISDLNERQKEIITLKLVGDMTFREIAQQLHMKAGTVRWSYSTAIMKLRTKMGISMALSVILGLCFAGKLYGDLHPDGMVGISSVPTASAAAIMLAIAFLLSLVPLCHYSLKAFKTRAANKNG; translated from the coding sequence ATGATGCAGCAGGCCAAAGTGATTAACACTATTTTTTCAAAAATGCGGATTTCCCGGAGTGAGGCTCTGACTGAGTTGCACAATTCTTATTTCAGGACGATTTACGGGGTGGCTCTGTCGGTTTGTAAAGATCAGGATCAAAGCTATGACATTGTCCAGAATGTCATGCTCAGGCTGCAGACGCTCCCCAACGAAAAGCTTCCCGTATCCGGCGAACTGACATGGCTGTATACCGTCACCAAAAACGAGGCGCTGCAGGAAATGCGCAGACACAAAGGCGAGCTGCCACTGGATGAATCATTTGACACTCCATCGGCTTATACGGAGATCGATGAATTTGTGGATATGGATCACTTCTTCGCAATCATTTCAGATCTCAACGAAAGGCAGAAGGAAATCATTACCTTAAAGCTGGTAGGCGATATGACCTTCAGGGAGATTGCGCAGCAGCTTCATATGAAGGCCGGAACCGTCCGGTGGAGCTACAGTACGGCGATCATGAAACTGCGCACCAAGATGGGAATCTCGATGGCACTCAGCGTGATCCTCGGCTTATGTTTCGCTGGAAAGCTCTATGGAGATCTGCATCCCGACGGTATGGTCGGAATCTCAAGCGTCCCAACCGCAAGTGCTGCCGCAATAATGTTAGCAATCGCATTTCTGCTCTCTCTTGTTCCCCTCTGCCATTATAGCTTAAAAGCTTTTAAAACCAGAGCGGCCAACAAAAACGGTTGA
- the nifH gene encoding Nitrogenase iron protein, which produces MKKIAIYGKGGIGKSTTVSNVAAAMAAMGLTVLQIGCDPKADSTRNLTEGKNIKTVLDTLRENGDAALSDLVVKSTSGVLCVESGGPVPGVGCAGRGIITAFEKLEELDAYEVYKPDVVLYDVLGDVVCGGFAMPIRGGYADEVCIVTSGEMMSLYAAANIAHAVKSFGKRGYASLRGLIQNSKNIEGEQALVDRAAAEIGASVLYRLPRDPAVQQAEGRGKTVVEAFPDCAMAAHYKSVAAILLEGGGG; this is translated from the coding sequence ATGAAAAAGATCGCTATTTACGGAAAGGGCGGAATCGGAAAATCGACCACCGTTTCCAATGTGGCGGCCGCAATGGCGGCTATGGGGCTTACCGTCCTGCAGATCGGCTGCGATCCCAAGGCCGACTCCACCCGCAACCTGACTGAGGGCAAAAACATTAAAACCGTGCTCGATACCCTGCGTGAGAACGGCGACGCAGCCCTTTCCGACCTGGTGGTGAAAAGCACCTCGGGCGTTTTGTGCGTGGAATCGGGCGGCCCTGTGCCCGGCGTGGGCTGTGCGGGCCGGGGTATCATCACGGCCTTTGAAAAGCTGGAAGAGCTGGACGCCTATGAAGTATATAAGCCCGACGTAGTGCTTTACGACGTGCTGGGCGACGTGGTATGCGGCGGATTTGCCATGCCGATACGCGGCGGCTACGCCGATGAGGTCTGCATCGTCACTTCGGGCGAGATGATGTCGCTCTACGCCGCCGCTAACATCGCACACGCCGTCAAAAGCTTTGGAAAGCGGGGCTACGCCTCCCTGCGCGGGCTGATTCAAAACAGCAAGAATATCGAGGGGGAGCAGGCCCTGGTGGACAGGGCCGCCGCCGAGATCGGCGCGAGCGTGCTCTACCGCCTGCCCCGCGACCCGGCGGTGCAGCAGGCGGAGGGCAGGGGCAAGACGGTGGTGGAGGCCTTCCCCGACTGCGCTATGGCGGCACATTACAAAAGCGTTGCCGCAATTTTGCTGGAAGGAGGGGGCGGTTAA
- a CDS encoding Oxidoreductase/nitrogenase component 1 yields the protein MGIHKFKPPMSGRMGTLWTLAPIRGAALIEYGCMGHMLYGRVFLHRAGVVEGCKLYSTHIDEADISLGDTRRLERALEEIVRQDRPKVVFLLPSSVPAVIGTDLPALCRELQPRYPDVRLLPFGSGGFDVDGPRGVEETLLLLAETFPLGREKTPLPTFNLIGSCADLFRFHADAQEMIRLMEGAFGMKPLCVMTSDTCVEELEQMGGAHVNLVIRREGERAARHLQGRFDTPYFSGRPYGISGTQRWLERIGEALGRAPDAAFLQAEVQRVNAQLLPSTLMFQHLLRSHPDEAVLSAGGHADVVKGIASFGCGELSLPKGDLWCDCPAMGSEDIPYLTEAQWSSAISARPKGFLMASGEAIAWAGRDRDLQISNPDHRWRLSPYEAPFVGFRGAIHLAGLWLNAALEQDEG from the coding sequence ATGGGAATCCATAAATTCAAGCCGCCCATGTCGGGCCGCATGGGTACGCTCTGGACGCTGGCCCCGATCCGGGGCGCGGCGCTGATCGAATACGGCTGCATGGGGCATATGCTCTACGGGCGCGTGTTTTTGCACAGGGCCGGAGTTGTGGAGGGATGCAAGCTCTACTCCACACATATCGACGAGGCGGATATCTCGCTGGGCGACACCCGGCGGCTCGAACGGGCCCTTGAAGAAATCGTCCGCCAGGACCGGCCAAAGGTGGTTTTTTTATTGCCGTCCTCTGTGCCCGCCGTGATCGGAACCGATCTGCCCGCCCTCTGCCGGGAGCTGCAGCCCCGGTACCCGGATGTACGCCTGCTGCCCTTTGGCAGCGGCGGCTTTGATGTGGACGGTCCCCGCGGCGTGGAGGAAACGCTTCTGCTCCTGGCAGAAACATTTCCTCTAGGGCGGGAGAAAACGCCGCTGCCGACCTTTAACCTGATCGGCTCATGCGCCGATTTATTCCGTTTCCATGCCGACGCGCAGGAGATGATCCGCCTGATGGAGGGTGCTTTCGGCATGAAGCCCCTGTGCGTCATGACGTCGGACACCTGCGTGGAAGAGCTTGAACAGATGGGCGGCGCGCATGTCAATCTGGTCATCCGCAGAGAGGGTGAACGGGCCGCGCGGCATCTGCAAGGCCGGTTTGATACCCCCTATTTCTCCGGGCGGCCCTATGGAATTTCGGGCACACAGCGCTGGCTGGAGCGGATTGGCGAGGCACTGGGGCGCGCGCCCGACGCGGCGTTTCTTCAGGCGGAGGTCCAAAGGGTAAACGCGCAGCTCCTCCCCTCCACGTTGATGTTTCAGCACCTGCTGCGCTCTCATCCGGACGAGGCGGTACTTTCGGCGGGCGGCCATGCCGATGTGGTCAAAGGGATCGCTTCCTTCGGCTGCGGCGAGCTCTCCCTGCCCAAAGGAGACCTGTGGTGCGACTGCCCCGCCATGGGCAGCGAGGACATCCCGTACCTAACGGAGGCGCAGTGGTCCTCCGCCATTTCTGCCCGGCCAAAAGGCTTTTTGATGGCCAGCGGCGAGGCCATCGCCTGGGCCGGACGAGACAGAGACCTTCAGATTTCCAACCCCGATCACCGGTGGCGGCTCAGCCCATATGAAGCGCCCTTCGTCGGGTTCCGCGGGGCCATCCATCTGGCCGGGCTGTGGCTCAATGCCGCGCTGGAGCAGGACGAGGGCTAG
- a CDS encoding exported hypothetical protein (Evidence 5 : No homology to any previously reported sequences) produces the protein MKKRIIPWLLCLCLLAAILPKAAYAAPATSGDLSNSKFSDVKKSDWYFDAVQYADSHSLMTGSSDGTFRPNEPVSRGMAAEVIFRLDGSDSSGGSPFSDVQKDAYYENAVGWAAENGLIKGYGSSLFGPEEPITRQQISVILYRYAQCLGKGFTGSWAFPLNYSDRDKLSGSAYESVAWLTMNRILSGKDDGSFDPTGIVTRSQLATILMKFGQAFSQMKLSFHFDLSDNGFQAAFADYHDDGNNYESYQMKSGYATAPVPEAESKSLYLSSINRSDDLFMGYVKKLDGLKPNTGYQFSITFKLATNVAADGFGIGGSPSDSVFVKTGILAVEPRLEKDSTDVFRFSNVDIGRQSQDGKDAIAVGNMARQDGASDSSFVWKSFSAKINAVSDANGCVYLLIGTDSGFEGFTEYYLDDVEIICK, from the coding sequence ATGAAAAAAAGGATAATACCATGGCTGCTTTGCTTATGCCTCTTAGCGGCTATCCTGCCGAAGGCGGCCTATGCGGCACCTGCAACAAGCGGAGATCTCTCCAATTCAAAATTTTCAGATGTGAAGAAAAGCGATTGGTATTTTGACGCTGTTCAGTATGCAGATAGCCATTCCCTGATGACCGGCTCATCAGACGGCACCTTCCGTCCGAATGAACCAGTCAGCCGCGGCATGGCAGCTGAAGTCATTTTTCGGCTGGACGGCTCGGATTCTTCGGGAGGCAGCCCGTTCAGTGATGTGCAAAAGGATGCTTATTATGAAAACGCTGTCGGCTGGGCCGCGGAAAACGGTTTGATCAAAGGCTACGGCAGCAGCCTGTTCGGCCCAGAGGAACCCATAACCAGACAGCAAATATCCGTGATTCTGTATCGATACGCGCAGTGTCTTGGCAAAGGTTTCACCGGAAGCTGGGCGTTCCCGCTTAACTATTCCGATCGCGATAAACTTTCGGGCAGCGCCTACGAGAGTGTGGCATGGCTCACCATGAACAGAATCCTCTCAGGGAAGGATGACGGGAGCTTTGATCCCACGGGAATTGTAACGCGCAGCCAGCTTGCCACCATCCTCATGAAATTCGGTCAGGCCTTCAGCCAGATGAAGCTTTCCTTTCATTTTGATCTAAGCGACAATGGCTTTCAGGCAGCTTTTGCCGACTATCATGATGATGGCAACAACTATGAAAGCTATCAAATGAAATCGGGATACGCAACAGCCCCCGTGCCGGAGGCGGAAAGCAAGAGCCTGTATCTTTCTTCAATCAACCGCAGCGACGACCTGTTTATGGGCTATGTAAAAAAGCTCGATGGTCTAAAACCGAATACCGGGTATCAGTTCAGCATCACTTTCAAACTGGCTACCAATGTCGCCGCAGACGGCTTTGGGATTGGCGGCAGCCCCTCCGACAGCGTCTTTGTAAAAACCGGGATTCTTGCGGTGGAGCCAAGGCTTGAGAAAGATTCAACGGACGTGTTCCGCTTCAGCAATGTCGATATCGGCCGCCAGAGTCAGGACGGAAAAGATGCGATCGCCGTGGGAAATATGGCCAGACAGGATGGGGCATCCGACAGCAGCTTCGTATGGAAAAGTTTCAGCGCAAAGATAAATGCCGTATCCGATGCAAATGGATGCGTCTATCT
- a CDS encoding hypothetical protein (Evidence 5 : No homology to any previously reported sequences) — MEWIDQLNKAIGYIELHLKEKQDYEEAAKICCCSLSKFQQIFLLSTGVTLSEYVRYRRMTIAAHELINTDIKVLDLALMLDYDSPEAFTRAYQSFHGVPPSVTRKTGVFDEFDRIVFLIQIYGGSAKIGANKIMRIETERLIIRKFTSDDWKDLLEIAISNEKSPFADCDHAWPIDEAGIKGAVEYFSKEHQFWAVEVKDLHKVVCFINFNFMDDEQTLDIGHIIHTDYFGHDYDYEALKALYNYGFLQLGAEKIQAGWALQDKDKLTPLLKLGMKITEIGPADKFRPDPDGKISQFEGCKLIVTKEEWLTNPAK; from the coding sequence TTGGAATGGATTGACCAGTTAAATAAGGCAATTGGATATATAGAATTACATTTAAAAGAAAAACAGGATTACGAGGAGGCGGCGAAAATTTGCTGTTGCTCTTTATCCAAATTTCAGCAAATATTTTTACTGTCAACAGGTGTAACGCTTTCTGAATATGTGCGATACAGGCGTATGACAATCGCTGCACATGAGCTCATCAACACAGACATTAAGGTGCTCGATCTGGCTTTGATGCTGGATTATGATTCGCCGGAAGCTTTTACAAGGGCATATCAATCCTTTCATGGTGTTCCACCGTCAGTTACACGAAAAACCGGAGTTTTCGATGAATTTGACCGGATTGTTTTCTTAATACAAATATATGGAGGCAGCGCAAAAATAGGGGCAAACAAAATAATGCGCATCGAAACCGAACGACTGATTATCAGAAAGTTTACCTCTGATGATTGGAAAGACTTATTGGAAATTGCGATATCCAACGAAAAATCTCCGTTTGCCGACTGTGACCATGCATGGCCGATCGATGAAGCAGGGATTAAAGGTGCTGTCGAATATTTTTCAAAAGAGCACCAGTTTTGGGCGGTGGAAGTGAAGGATCTGCATAAAGTAGTTTGCTTTATCAACTTCAACTTCATGGACGATGAGCAGACCTTGGATATCGGCCATATCATTCATACCGATTACTTTGGCCATGATTACGACTATGAAGCATTGAAAGCACTCTATAATTACGGGTTTCTCCAACTTGGTGCCGAAAAAATTCAGGCGGGATGGGCGCTGCAAGATAAGGATAAACTTACGCCGCTTTTAAAGCTGGGCATGAAAATTACTGAAATAGGGCCGGCTGATAAGTTCAGGCCCGACCCGGACGGAAAAATCTCACAGTTTGAAGGATGCAAACTGATTGTCACTAAAGAGGAGTGGCTTACAAATCCTGCAAAATGA
- a CDS encoding conserved hypothetical protein (Evidence 4 : Homologs of previously reported genes of unknown function), translated as MDELSHLKRLSAVKTNAGVKFLTPAAFPGNHCPLHTALALSSNIKGMSTLVVGTAECGTYSRTVVYKSKYKDSSLHWTYVLDANEVVFGCRRGLVEAVRAMDSAGAKAIMLILTCVPEVIGEDVEGIVHEIQPEVAARLSFVQLGHFKCNSYPSGFWKTLTAFGAMMEPAETCAKVINVLGRSPEEDHIPLPAVLDALSKPGFTLRMLAPKSDMDDFLAAPDAALNLVLSPYMNPLAEQMQRAFGIPYLSLHDVYSVSEIDALLDELAERLGIDWGNAFAAKREEARLLEEEAEAAFPGVSYVVTPNCTLSPLPLALYLGTFQMSPLLLHMEEFYPDDRRWAKALLEKEINPLLCHMVNNKADAAVLEQLEPSLSFGEIPEGSGAVPAVSYLYEMYGQAGYERTALLLSRMLKAIEGASPRRERRERHGNP; from the coding sequence ATGGACGAGCTTTCGCACCTCAAGCGCCTTTCGGCGGTAAAAACAAACGCGGGGGTCAAGTTCCTGACCCCCGCGGCTTTTCCCGGCAACCACTGCCCGCTGCACACCGCCCTCGCGCTGAGCTCAAACATTAAAGGGATGTCAACGCTTGTTGTGGGTACCGCCGAATGCGGCACCTACAGCCGCACTGTGGTGTATAAATCCAAGTACAAGGACAGCAGCCTGCACTGGACGTACGTGCTGGATGCAAACGAGGTCGTTTTCGGCTGCCGCCGGGGGCTGGTCGAAGCCGTCCGGGCAATGGACTCCGCCGGCGCAAAAGCCATCATGCTCATCTTAACCTGCGTACCCGAGGTCATCGGAGAGGATGTGGAGGGCATCGTCCACGAAATTCAGCCGGAGGTCGCCGCACGCCTGAGCTTTGTGCAGCTGGGGCATTTCAAGTGCAACAGCTATCCCTCCGGCTTCTGGAAAACACTTACGGCCTTCGGCGCGATGATGGAACCGGCCGAAACCTGCGCGAAGGTCATCAATGTTCTGGGCAGAAGTCCCGAGGAGGATCATATCCCCCTGCCCGCGGTTTTAGACGCGCTTTCAAAGCCGGGATTTACCCTGCGCATGCTGGCGCCCAAGTCAGATATGGACGATTTCCTTGCCGCGCCCGACGCAGCGCTGAATCTGGTGCTCTCCCCTTACATGAACCCGCTGGCCGAGCAGATGCAGCGCGCGTTCGGGATACCATATCTGAGCCTGCATGACGTGTATTCCGTCTCCGAGATCGATGCGCTGCTTGACGAACTGGCCGAACGCCTGGGCATCGACTGGGGCAATGCGTTTGCCGCAAAAAGAGAAGAGGCCCGGCTCCTTGAGGAGGAGGCCGAGGCCGCCTTCCCCGGCGTTTCTTATGTGGTAACCCCCAACTGCACCCTCTCCCCCCTGCCCCTTGCCCTTTATCTGGGTACCTTTCAGATGTCGCCCCTTCTCCTGCACATGGAGGAATTTTACCCGGATGACCGGCGCTGGGCCAAGGCGCTGCTTGAAAAAGAGATCAACCCGCTGCTGTGCCATATGGTCAACAACAAGGCAGACGCCGCCGTGCTGGAGCAGCTTGAGCCATCGCTTTCCTTTGGCGAGATTCCGGAGGGATCGGGGGCGGTGCCAGCCGTCTCCTATCTCTACGAGATGTACGGTCAGGCCGGGTATGAGCGCACCGCGCTGCTTTTAAGCCGGATGCTGAAAGCGATAGAAGGCGCGTCACCGCGCAGGGAAAGGAGAGAGCGCCATGGGAATCCATAA